In Acanthopagrus latus isolate v.2019 chromosome 6, fAcaLat1.1, whole genome shotgun sequence, the genomic window TATAACGTCTGTTGGTGGAAAAGAGCTGCCTCCAACTTGTATataataaaagtataaatatgtatgaaaatgaaACGTTCAGATTTCATAGGGCTCAAATGAGTAGCTCATCCACAGACGAAGAATAACCAACTATTTCTGATAATTTGCTAAGTTATTAACCGTCTTATTCAATTATAtgtcaaaaaataacaaacatttgctgcttccaGAGTctcaaatgtgaacatttgatCCGTTTTATACTAATATATATCAGGTAAATTGAGTATCTTAAAATGTTAGAGGTGAATGGACAGCATAAGGTATTTAAGAATGACGAATTTAGAGCAAACATGACCAAACAATCAAGCAATGAATAAAGCGGAATCCAGTAATTAAACAAATTGCTAGGTGCAGGCCTACAGAAAACGATCAGCATTTATCTGTTTCACAGCTGAAATTACTGTCTTAAAATTGCTGATCAGCAGCCATTAATCAATAAAGTATTCAAGGAAGTACCTCTGCTCTGAGGCAGTATCCTGGattttgttctgtatttttgccAAGTAACTATTAAAAAATGGctcaattattttcatcacagatTAATATCTTTTAGTAGTTCCAATGCTCATtgactctctttttctccccttaTGTAACCTGATGATGGCAGACCAAAGAGGACTCTCTACAGTAAAAAGTATGGAGTGGATCTGATTAGGTACACACATGCTGCAAACACTGTGGTCTACAGTTCCAACAAAATTGATGGTATGTTTATGCATGAATActtgttgttggtttttgtttgtaatatgAGGAAGTTTCAGTTTTAGCTCTCAGTTACGATTGTGTTATATCACATATCAAAAATTTCATCAAGGAATCAAATATTTTTATGTCTAAAGTGCAGCTTCTCCTCGGGCTGTGATtctcctcagttcatcctccacactcaaaatattttataatagTGTTGCAAGTAGTATTATTTACTATCCTTTTTTATagaatttttcttttgtaactAGCATTAAGTGATCACAACTAGTATTTTGTCATACAGTCTTATGCCATAGAATATTTAGAATATGATATTAATAAAATGGATATAAGACCCAACATTTAGGGgtattttttcagcatttcacTCAGCTAGAGCTATGAATGCATTTAAACAGTTGAGTCACTTCACTGGACTGCAGGAGAAGAAATTACTTATCAATTGCATCTGTTTTAGTGTCAACTGTTAAGACACTCGCCAGTGGTTGATGTTTACAGGATGCCGTACTCCCGCGGACTGCTGCAGGATCACTGCTCACTTTGGTCTGAGGTAGTTGTTTGTACAGTTTGAGGGTCTGTGATTCTGCCCCATACAGGAGCTAACTGTACAAGTGACTGCCTTGCCCAAGGTTCAGTCAAATCATCAGACCTGCCTGTAATCAGTTTCATGTTTGGGTGTGAGCTTGTGTCATGCTGTTGCTGGTCAAGTTAGATGTTTGACATGGTAGTAATTTTGTTATTGTTCTTGAAGACACAATCCGGTACCTGTCACTTCATGACAACAAATACATCCGCTACTTTCCTGGACATAACAAAAGGTGAGAACTGAATTCATTCTGGTCTGTCTGCACTTTGTTGTTAATCTTGAGTTAAAAGTTCATGTGTtctcattttgtccttttttgtttttgatcagaGTGACATCTCTTTCCATGTCTCCCGTGGACGACACATTTATTTCTGGCTCATTAGATAAAACTATCAGGCTGTGGGATCTGCGGTCACCTAACTGCCAGGTGAGAGCCTTGTGTTATTTATGATTTAGTGAGTATCCATTGGTGTTGCACTTGCATGTGAATTGCAGAAGTGGGATTGAACCAATACTGACCTTCTCTTGTCATCTGTAAACTTTAGGGTCTGATGCACCTTCAGGGGAAGCCAGTGTGCTCCTTTGATCCAGAAGGTCTCATTTTTGCTGCTGGAATAAATTCAGAGATGGTTAAACTTTATGATCTGCGGTCGTTTGATAAGGtaagaagtgtttgtgtgtaagaaAGTGacagtttatgttgtttttttttgtctcccatCAAAGTAAAAGGGTCAAAGTTAATTGAAGCAAAATATTCATGATTGCTTTTGCCGCCAGGGTCCATTTGCAACCTTCAAGCTTCAGTATGACCGAACGTGTGAGTGGACAGGACTCAAGTTCAGCAACGACGGGAAACTCATTCTTCTTTCTACGAATGGCGGAACCCTTCGCATCCTGGATGCCTTTAAGGGCGCTGTACTGCATAACTTTGGGGTAAGAGATAACTCATCATGCACGTGCAGAAATTAGAAATGTTCGGAAAACATTTATAGTCAAATCATGTCCACTCTGTGACTAAACTCGacagaaaacatcctgaaaaaTTAGACCTTGTGAATAATTACCTTATGTACGTTCTTGTGTGCCATCTCAGTGCCTCTTTGCCCCACTACCAGAGAGCAGTAATAGCTAGAGTACCTTGATGAAGAccttagatttttttttttttttgtctggtgaATGATCAACTTGCATACTTTACCAGCATTTGGCTGTTGCAAATATTGTTGTCCTTCCCAACAAACTGTTCGCTGTTTTGATCCTAATGTTCACAAAATAGTTCCTCATGGttactgttgtttatttacCCACAGGGCTACAACAACAGTAAAGGTGTAACGCTGGAGGCCTCATTTACCCCGGATTCTCAGTTCGTTATGATTGGTAAGTTAAGATGGCTCTTTCTCTCTAGTTGCTGACCTTGTGTTTAAAATAGATCCATACATAGCTGGCGTTTATCACATCAAAATTGTGAATTTATCACAAGTCCCAAGAGTCACAGTCACGTTGTCATCAAATGTCCATTATTTGTTTGTCCATTATATTTCAGGCTCTGAGGACGGAAAGATCCATGTTTGGAACGCAGAGAGCGGCATGAAGGTGGCTTTATTAGATGGGAAGCACACAGGACCAATAACCTGCCTCCAATTCAACCCCAAGTTCATGACGTTTGCAAGCGCCTGCTCCAACATGGTCAGTAAGAGCAGCAGTGTGGACTAAAAGACATGATTTATATGAAGTCTCGGAAGTTTGGGCAAAGTTCAAGTGTAAccgttgtgttttcagtgttcgGAGTATGCTTGATTTTGACTGTACTCCTCGAACAATGCTTGCTTTCAAACATAATCTGGTCTTTCATCAACACCACCATTTATTTTAAGAATGTTGTAATTTTTGAAAGGACACAATCTGCTCATCACATTTGTTTCCCAAATCAAAGTTAAAATGAACAGATggtaaaatacagaaaatgatgGCTGTAGGTTTAAAGGAATTCATTCAAAACAATTAATTTTACACAGACATATTTATAGTAACAATCTAGATATGATGGTAAAGGCTCCAAAGGTCAGGACGTTTTAATTTTAGGTACCTTGAAAGTGGATGAAAAGTTCTTAAGTTGTACTCCTTATTGAAAAGGCTTACAAAAATATATTCCTGGTAGTTTAACTCAGTTATTTCATATGATTTTAGTAACCTTCATGTGAAACGTGATATCACTGAACCAAGCCTGTCATGGACTTAGTATTACTAAgaatacaattattattattgcactGGTTTGTTATTCTGTAACTCATAACACCCTTGATAGTCACAGTGACTCAATTCTAAAACTGTACACACTTGATAACACTGTTAGAGGGAGGGCTCATCTTTATggaccacacacgcacacacacacacacgcaattaaacacaaaatgttctaATGTGACTGGATGATTTGCTCTCTCATCTGTCAGGCGTTCTGGCTCCCCACCATCGACGACTGATGACAGCATAGTGAAGGCCTTTGTTGAAGGCTGAagtgaccagcagggggcagcacagCCAGCTCTGTCAATTTCTACAGGAAGTGCAGCCTATTCAGCTCAAATTGTAAATAAGTAGTCTGCAGAAATAGATACTTTGTctattcttttttatatttctatttaaaattaaactttttctttGTAAAGATGTTGATTTTGTCGACTTTATTATTGCACTGTGCATATTCCAACACAATCCAAGCCAATGTTCCAAGACATGTCTATCTGATTTAacttgattttattattttattttgattttgttttttttaacaaatcaatCCATCCAAGCTTACTgagctgcattttctttttgtcccaATTCACTTTGCCATCAGTGggaaaaaatcataataatcatcatAAAATCATCATAATTGTCATTTCTATAGACAGTTCAatcagatgttttattattcttaaaTCTGGATTATTTTGAGGTTTGGCTATTATGATTAATCTCAGAATTGCTGtataaaataaagcagaagtTGTTAGAAACCCCAGATGTCAGGTTTGAATTGCCGCTCTGAGATTGTGTAAAACGCTTTCAGCACTGACAGGTGATTGTTGACATCAAAAACATATTACACAATCTGTTGAGCGTCACAGCTgtcatgcatttaaaaagtAAGTTGTGTAATTTTTGCAAAGCAACATGCTCCGATTGATCTTGTCAACTTGCTAAGGAGGGGATGTTTTGACCATGTctggttgtttgttggttgatttgtctgcaggattacacaaaaaacactcatcagATTTCCACAAGAtgtggatggaggatgggtctcaaCCCAGAATGGATAACTTTTGGCGTGATTCAGATAAAgatccaggaatgtttttcttatttacgGTGTTAATAATTTCTCAGGGATTGATGCATGGATCTTAATGAAAAGTATCAGGTATATTAAGGTGGCTGCAAATAAAAATCATGATCTGGCGGATCTAAATATGTCTTCTTTGATATTGAATTAGGCTTGATTGAGTTAGATGGGACTGTTTGGCCTTGGTGGAGGCATGTGCTCAACTGAGTTCTGTTCTCATTACAAGTTATTACAGGATTCCCCCctggggattaataaagtattctgataTTTGggaaaatatttacagtattttcatatttacaactGTACAATTCATTTTCAGGATTAcgttaatttaaaaatgatacctaggttttgttttgtttttaaattatatatactTTTACTAGTTATTTTACAGTTCAGTATTTAGATTTATACAGTTAAGTTATAtgtctttcatttttgaatgttgttAATTGTGGTTGATGTTGACTTGTAGTTATTGTATAATTTAAAGCTGGAGCTATTAGAAAGccaaaatgtcagtgttacaTATGTGGATCAGATTGTGTAAACGCTGTCAGCACTGACAGGTGATTGACGACATCAAAAACATCTTACACAAGCTGTTGAGCGTCACAGCTGTCAC contains:
- the wdr82 gene encoding WD repeat-containing protein 82, translated to MKLTDNVLRSFRVAKVFRENSDKINCFDFSSNGETIISSSDDDSLVLYDCQEGKPKRTLYSKKYGVDLIRYTHAANTVVYSSNKIDDTIRYLSLHDNKYIRYFPGHNKRVTSLSMSPVDDTFISGSLDKTIRLWDLRSPNCQGLMHLQGKPVCSFDPEGLIFAAGINSEMVKLYDLRSFDKGPFATFKLQYDRTCEWTGLKFSNDGKLILLSTNGGTLRILDAFKGAVLHNFGGYNNSKGVTLEASFTPDSQFVMIGSEDGKIHVWNAESGMKVALLDGKHTGPITCLQFNPKFMTFASACSNMAFWLPTIDD